One segment of Rosa chinensis cultivar Old Blush chromosome 6, RchiOBHm-V2, whole genome shotgun sequence DNA contains the following:
- the LOC112171858 gene encoding uncharacterized protein LOC112171858 isoform X7 codes for MDKQLARRFKQSSGHKLFSGAGGDFVLLEKSKKERIRKLSTIGRGATCSSLEMDCDVSHREDEEELPSKRIKLPRKSMGDSNGGVHLASVPRKLRSAMKKRHRQSTSPSLSNSRKLLGGTESLNCDGVKKPCLKQGDRSPKETVSGPITKDEEEVVETLYALAGLVFPNNEANGNGKVESETLDANASALPESKNSPAPAVEVGDIKLDPVFPCRATSSTSPSYVEGFTKGTDQVDLLNNPSTHYQPEFPNSGTLCIDSNNNVSHNQINISSLSAKVEQCNEKRFSNAVNFRDPSELSLDSRRLTQTVQQLTSVFSRKPEIAVELGTNIGSQVQKHDMLQESREKGSGLWPGLASNVSHGAKSDSPLLQSPAATMPPWMDAALSTSRASIQNGSSFAKVTKVVNGTRSCKKCAAHVYISHLIQSLKSSDSKDQLLLQPCQMRAHEGSEQGAFLGVNTYTNVKSGFNEVVSSSSIRISTAEKVSNEAKNGILQHKMLRLDQPSYTLASGAHTSPKQIFDFLSLSAGGGSSGNNDSFSRGRYAMEPSSEAQVPYLHSPVQHHNLIPFPLTRSRYSSSASLDSHPPVAQQGQLLPSYSNPFCVSQANVTALTKQPIQQQKLHLQQQQQQFHLQQHQQQQLHLQQQQQRFWAAQFAAQYRPAGTLAATAPSPSWQNIKQENCTLNQCGQALLSPSPSTLELVGPKYAPLSHQQQQQMPVTSFPPDRVKLSDHHLPSVYEESVGGYRAASALPLQLLCNERL; via the exons ATGGACAAGCAGCTAGCTCGTCGGTTTAAGCAATCCTCCGGGCACAAGCTCTTCTCcg gTGCTGGTGGCGACTTTGTGCTGCTTGAGAAATCGAAGAAGGAGAGGATTAGGAAATTGAGTACCATTGGTAGAGGAGCGACTTGTTCGAGCTTAGAAATGGATTGTGATGTGTCTCATAGAGAAGATGAGGAGGAGCTTCCCAGTAAGAGAATTAAGCTACCCAGAAAG TCTATGGGCGACAGCAATGGCGGCGTTCATCTAGCCTCTGTGCCTCGGAAACTGCGTTCAG CAATGAAGAAGCGCCATCGTCAATCTACATCTCCGTCTTTATCAAATTCAAGGAAGCTACTGGGTGGCACTGAGTCTCTCAACTGCGATGGCGTAAAGAAGCCATGCTTG AAACAAGGAGATAGATCCCCTAAAGAGACTGTTTCTGGGCCCATCACAAAAGATGAGGAAGAAGTTGTGGAGACCTTGTATGCTTTGGCTGGATTGGTGTTCCCCAACAATGAAGCAAATGGTAATGGCAAAgtagaatctgaaactttagATGCAAATGCTTCAGCTTTGCCAGAGTCAAAGAACAGTCCTGCGCCTGCAGTTGAAG TTGGAGACATCAAATTGGATCCAGTTTTCCCCTGTAGAGCTACCAGCTCCACTAGTCCATCTTACGTAGAAGGATTCACTAAAGGAACTGATCAAGTTGATTTATTGAATAATCCCAGTACTCATTATCAGCCTGAATTTCCCAACAGTGGCACACTCTGTATAGACTCGAATAATAACGTCTCTCATAATCAAATAAACATTTCTTCCTTGTCAGCTAAGGTTGAACAGTGCAATGAAAAGCGTTTCAGCAATGCTGTCAACTTCCGTGATCCATCCGAGTTAAGCCTCGATAGTCG CAGGTTAACGCAGACAGTGCAACAGCTGACCTCAGTTTTCAGTAGAAAACCAGAAATTGCAGTGGAGCTG GGCACGAACATTGGGAGTCAAGTTCAAAAACATGATATGCTCCAGGAATCCAGGGAGAAAG GTTCAGGATTGTGGCCTGGCTTGGCTTCAAATGTCTCACATGGTGCTAAGAGTGATAGTCCACTTTTGCA GAGCCCTGCTGCTACAATGCCTCCCTGGATGGATGCTGCTTTGTCGACCTCCAGAGCATCAATCCAAAATGGTTCTTCTTTTGCAAAG GTTACGAAAGTTGTCAATGGTACAAGATCGTGTAAGAAATGTGCAGCTCATGTCTATATAAGTCATTTGATCCAGTCTCTAAAAAGCTCTGACAGCAAAGATCAGTTACTGCTACAACCTTGTCAAATGAGAGCACATGAAGGATCCGAACAAGGGGCTTTTTTGGGAGTTAATACCTATACTAATGTTAAAAGTGGCTTCAATGAGGTTGTTTCCAGCAGTAGCATAAGAATCTCTACTGCTGAAAAAGTTTCAAATGAAGCTAAGAACGGTATTCTTCAGCACAAGATGCTCCGTCTAGATCAGCCATCGTATACTTTGGCATCTGGGGCACATACGTCACCAAAACAG ATTTTTGATTTCCTTTCATTGTCAGCCGGAGGTGGTAGCTCAGGAAATAATGATAGTTTTAGTAGAGGTAGATATGCAATGGAGCCGTCGTCAGAAGCCCAAGTTCCTTATCTTCATTCTCCTGTGCAGCATCACAATCTCATTCCTTTCCCTTTGACCCGGTCTCGCTACAGCTCTTCTGCTTCCCTTGACAGTCACCCACCAGTGGCACAGCAG GGCCAGCTGCTACCTTCATATAGCAACCCATTCTGTGTTTCTCAAGCAAATGTCACAGCCTTGACAAAACAACCAATACAACAGCAAAAATTACAtctgcagcagcagcaacaacagtTTCATCTGCAGCAgcatcagcaacaacaattaCATCTGCAGCAGCAACAGCAAAGGTTTTGGGCAGCTCAGTTCGCGGCTCAGTACAGGCCAGCGGGAACTCTGGCAGCCACAGCTCCCTCTCCGAGCTGGCAAAATATAAAGCAGGAGAACTGTACACTGAATCAATGTGGCCAAGCTCTCCTTTCTCCTTCCCCTTCAACACTTGAACTAGTTGGTCCCAAGTATGCACCACTATCTcatcagcagcagcaacaaATGCCAGTCACTTCTTTTCCTCCCGACAGGGTAAAACTGTCAGACCACCATCTGCCATCTGTGTATGAGGAGTCTGTAGGCGGGTACCGTGCTGCTAGTGCACTGCCATTGCAGTTGCTCTGCAATGAGCGCCTCTGA
- the LOC112171858 gene encoding uncharacterized protein LOC112171858 isoform X4: MIKGPKNLIPFQLLLLSSSLSLSVLISGDSESKPHSVWERYPATKIEFSLFLWKRKNKTKKNPYPLFPVFFQATFSLHIRSANVKSHHRSQMDKQLARRFKQSSGHKLFSGAGGDFVLLEKSKKERIRKLSTIGRGATCSSLEMDCDVSHREDEEELPSKRIKLPRKSMGDSNGGVHLASVPRKLRSAMKKRHRQSTSPSLSNSRKLLGGTESLNCDGVKKPCLKQGDRSPKETVSGPITKDEEEVVETLYALAGLVFPNNEANGNGKVESETLDANASALPESKNSPAPAVEVGDIKLDPVFPCRATSSTSPSYVEGFTKGTDQVDLLNNPSTHYQPEFPNSGTLCIDSNNNVSHNQINISSLSAKVEQCNEKRFSNAVNFRDPSELSLDSRRLTQTVQQLTSVFSRKPEIAVELGTNIGSQVQKHDMLQESREKGLWPGLASNVSHGAKSDSPLLQSPAATMPPWMDAALSTSRASIQNGSSFAKVTKVVNGTRSCKKCAAHVYISHLIQSLKSSDSKDQLLLQPCQMRAHEGSEQGAFLGVNTYTNVKSGFNEVVSSSSIRISTAEKVSNEAKNGILQHKMLRLDQPSYTLASGAHTSPKQIFDFLSLSAGGGSSGNNDSFSRGRYAMEPSSEAQVPYLHSPVQHHNLIPFPLTRSRYSSSASLDSHPPVAQQGQLLPSYSNPFCVSQANVTALTKQPIQQQKLHLQQQQQQFHLQQHQQQQLHLQQQQQRFWAAQFAAQYRPAGTLAATAPSPSWQNIKQENCTLNQCGQALLSPSPSTLELVGPKYAPLSHQQQQQMPVTSFPPDRVKLSDHHLPSVYEESVGGYRAASALPLQLLCNERL, encoded by the exons ATGATCAAAGGTCCAAAGAACCTGATTCCATTTCAGCTTTTGCTTTTGtcttcttctttatctctctctgTTTTGATCTCCGGCGACTCCGAGTCTAAACCCCACTCTGTCTGGGAGAGATACCCGGCAACGAAAATtgaattttctctctttctttggaaaagaaaaaacaaaacaaaaaaaaacccatacCCACTTTTTCCGGTTTTCTTTCAGGCGACCTTTTCG CTGCACATCCGTTCTGCAAATGTTAAGTCTCATCATCGTTCACAAATGGACAAGCAGCTAGCTCGTCGGTTTAAGCAATCCTCCGGGCACAAGCTCTTCTCcg gTGCTGGTGGCGACTTTGTGCTGCTTGAGAAATCGAAGAAGGAGAGGATTAGGAAATTGAGTACCATTGGTAGAGGAGCGACTTGTTCGAGCTTAGAAATGGATTGTGATGTGTCTCATAGAGAAGATGAGGAGGAGCTTCCCAGTAAGAGAATTAAGCTACCCAGAAAG TCTATGGGCGACAGCAATGGCGGCGTTCATCTAGCCTCTGTGCCTCGGAAACTGCGTTCAG CAATGAAGAAGCGCCATCGTCAATCTACATCTCCGTCTTTATCAAATTCAAGGAAGCTACTGGGTGGCACTGAGTCTCTCAACTGCGATGGCGTAAAGAAGCCATGCTTG AAACAAGGAGATAGATCCCCTAAAGAGACTGTTTCTGGGCCCATCACAAAAGATGAGGAAGAAGTTGTGGAGACCTTGTATGCTTTGGCTGGATTGGTGTTCCCCAACAATGAAGCAAATGGTAATGGCAAAgtagaatctgaaactttagATGCAAATGCTTCAGCTTTGCCAGAGTCAAAGAACAGTCCTGCGCCTGCAGTTGAAG TTGGAGACATCAAATTGGATCCAGTTTTCCCCTGTAGAGCTACCAGCTCCACTAGTCCATCTTACGTAGAAGGATTCACTAAAGGAACTGATCAAGTTGATTTATTGAATAATCCCAGTACTCATTATCAGCCTGAATTTCCCAACAGTGGCACACTCTGTATAGACTCGAATAATAACGTCTCTCATAATCAAATAAACATTTCTTCCTTGTCAGCTAAGGTTGAACAGTGCAATGAAAAGCGTTTCAGCAATGCTGTCAACTTCCGTGATCCATCCGAGTTAAGCCTCGATAGTCG CAGGTTAACGCAGACAGTGCAACAGCTGACCTCAGTTTTCAGTAGAAAACCAGAAATTGCAGTGGAGCTG GGCACGAACATTGGGAGTCAAGTTCAAAAACATGATATGCTCCAGGAATCCAGGGAGAAAG GATTGTGGCCTGGCTTGGCTTCAAATGTCTCACATGGTGCTAAGAGTGATAGTCCACTTTTGCA GAGCCCTGCTGCTACAATGCCTCCCTGGATGGATGCTGCTTTGTCGACCTCCAGAGCATCAATCCAAAATGGTTCTTCTTTTGCAAAG GTTACGAAAGTTGTCAATGGTACAAGATCGTGTAAGAAATGTGCAGCTCATGTCTATATAAGTCATTTGATCCAGTCTCTAAAAAGCTCTGACAGCAAAGATCAGTTACTGCTACAACCTTGTCAAATGAGAGCACATGAAGGATCCGAACAAGGGGCTTTTTTGGGAGTTAATACCTATACTAATGTTAAAAGTGGCTTCAATGAGGTTGTTTCCAGCAGTAGCATAAGAATCTCTACTGCTGAAAAAGTTTCAAATGAAGCTAAGAACGGTATTCTTCAGCACAAGATGCTCCGTCTAGATCAGCCATCGTATACTTTGGCATCTGGGGCACATACGTCACCAAAACAG ATTTTTGATTTCCTTTCATTGTCAGCCGGAGGTGGTAGCTCAGGAAATAATGATAGTTTTAGTAGAGGTAGATATGCAATGGAGCCGTCGTCAGAAGCCCAAGTTCCTTATCTTCATTCTCCTGTGCAGCATCACAATCTCATTCCTTTCCCTTTGACCCGGTCTCGCTACAGCTCTTCTGCTTCCCTTGACAGTCACCCACCAGTGGCACAGCAG GGCCAGCTGCTACCTTCATATAGCAACCCATTCTGTGTTTCTCAAGCAAATGTCACAGCCTTGACAAAACAACCAATACAACAGCAAAAATTACAtctgcagcagcagcaacaacagtTTCATCTGCAGCAgcatcagcaacaacaattaCATCTGCAGCAGCAACAGCAAAGGTTTTGGGCAGCTCAGTTCGCGGCTCAGTACAGGCCAGCGGGAACTCTGGCAGCCACAGCTCCCTCTCCGAGCTGGCAAAATATAAAGCAGGAGAACTGTACACTGAATCAATGTGGCCAAGCTCTCCTTTCTCCTTCCCCTTCAACACTTGAACTAGTTGGTCCCAAGTATGCACCACTATCTcatcagcagcagcaacaaATGCCAGTCACTTCTTTTCCTCCCGACAGGGTAAAACTGTCAGACCACCATCTGCCATCTGTGTATGAGGAGTCTGTAGGCGGGTACCGTGCTGCTAGTGCACTGCCATTGCAGTTGCTCTGCAATGAGCGCCTCTGA
- the LOC112171858 gene encoding uncharacterized protein LOC112171858 isoform X6: protein MIKGPKNLIPFQLLLLSSSLSLSVLISGDSESKPHSVWERYPATKIEFSLFLWKRKNKTKKNPYPLFPVFFQATFSLHIRSANVKSHHRSQMDKQLARRFKQSSGHKLFSGAGGDFVLLEKSKKERIRKLSTIGRGATCSSLEMDCDVSHREDEEELPSKRIKLPRKSMGDSNGGVHLASVPRKLRSAMKKRHRQSTSPSLSNSRKLLGGTESLNCDGVKKPCLKQGDRSPKETVSGPITKDEEEVVETLYALAGLVFPNNEANGNGKVESETLDANASALPESKNSPAPAVEVGDIKLDPVFPCRATSSTSPSYVEGFTKGTDQVDLLNNPSTHYQPEFPNSGTLCIDSNNNVSHNQINISSLSAKVEQCNEKRFSNAVNFRDPSELSLDSRRLTQTVQQLTSVFSRKPEIAVELGTNIGSQVQKHDMLQESREKGLWPGLASNVSHGAKSDSPLLHPAATMPPWMDAALSTSRASIQNGSSFAKVTKVVNGTRSCKKCAAHVYISHLIQSLKSSDSKDQLLLQPCQMRAHEGSEQGAFLGVNTYTNVKSGFNEVVSSSSIRISTAEKVSNEAKNGILQHKMLRLDQPSYTLASGAHTSPKQIFDFLSLSAGGGSSGNNDSFSRGRYAMEPSSEAQVPYLHSPVQHHNLIPFPLTRSRYSSSASLDSHPPVAQQGQLLPSYSNPFCVSQANVTALTKQPIQQQKLHLQQQQQQFHLQQHQQQQLHLQQQQQRFWAAQFAAQYRPAGTLAATAPSPSWQNIKQENCTLNQCGQALLSPSPSTLELVGPKYAPLSHQQQQQMPVTSFPPDRVKLSDHHLPSVYEESVGGYRAASALPLQLLCNERL, encoded by the exons ATGATCAAAGGTCCAAAGAACCTGATTCCATTTCAGCTTTTGCTTTTGtcttcttctttatctctctctgTTTTGATCTCCGGCGACTCCGAGTCTAAACCCCACTCTGTCTGGGAGAGATACCCGGCAACGAAAATtgaattttctctctttctttggaaaagaaaaaacaaaacaaaaaaaaacccatacCCACTTTTTCCGGTTTTCTTTCAGGCGACCTTTTCG CTGCACATCCGTTCTGCAAATGTTAAGTCTCATCATCGTTCACAAATGGACAAGCAGCTAGCTCGTCGGTTTAAGCAATCCTCCGGGCACAAGCTCTTCTCcg gTGCTGGTGGCGACTTTGTGCTGCTTGAGAAATCGAAGAAGGAGAGGATTAGGAAATTGAGTACCATTGGTAGAGGAGCGACTTGTTCGAGCTTAGAAATGGATTGTGATGTGTCTCATAGAGAAGATGAGGAGGAGCTTCCCAGTAAGAGAATTAAGCTACCCAGAAAG TCTATGGGCGACAGCAATGGCGGCGTTCATCTAGCCTCTGTGCCTCGGAAACTGCGTTCAG CAATGAAGAAGCGCCATCGTCAATCTACATCTCCGTCTTTATCAAATTCAAGGAAGCTACTGGGTGGCACTGAGTCTCTCAACTGCGATGGCGTAAAGAAGCCATGCTTG AAACAAGGAGATAGATCCCCTAAAGAGACTGTTTCTGGGCCCATCACAAAAGATGAGGAAGAAGTTGTGGAGACCTTGTATGCTTTGGCTGGATTGGTGTTCCCCAACAATGAAGCAAATGGTAATGGCAAAgtagaatctgaaactttagATGCAAATGCTTCAGCTTTGCCAGAGTCAAAGAACAGTCCTGCGCCTGCAGTTGAAG TTGGAGACATCAAATTGGATCCAGTTTTCCCCTGTAGAGCTACCAGCTCCACTAGTCCATCTTACGTAGAAGGATTCACTAAAGGAACTGATCAAGTTGATTTATTGAATAATCCCAGTACTCATTATCAGCCTGAATTTCCCAACAGTGGCACACTCTGTATAGACTCGAATAATAACGTCTCTCATAATCAAATAAACATTTCTTCCTTGTCAGCTAAGGTTGAACAGTGCAATGAAAAGCGTTTCAGCAATGCTGTCAACTTCCGTGATCCATCCGAGTTAAGCCTCGATAGTCG CAGGTTAACGCAGACAGTGCAACAGCTGACCTCAGTTTTCAGTAGAAAACCAGAAATTGCAGTGGAGCTG GGCACGAACATTGGGAGTCAAGTTCAAAAACATGATATGCTCCAGGAATCCAGGGAGAAAG GATTGTGGCCTGGCTTGGCTTCAAATGTCTCACATGGTGCTAAGAGTGATAGTCCACTTTTGCA CCCTGCTGCTACAATGCCTCCCTGGATGGATGCTGCTTTGTCGACCTCCAGAGCATCAATCCAAAATGGTTCTTCTTTTGCAAAG GTTACGAAAGTTGTCAATGGTACAAGATCGTGTAAGAAATGTGCAGCTCATGTCTATATAAGTCATTTGATCCAGTCTCTAAAAAGCTCTGACAGCAAAGATCAGTTACTGCTACAACCTTGTCAAATGAGAGCACATGAAGGATCCGAACAAGGGGCTTTTTTGGGAGTTAATACCTATACTAATGTTAAAAGTGGCTTCAATGAGGTTGTTTCCAGCAGTAGCATAAGAATCTCTACTGCTGAAAAAGTTTCAAATGAAGCTAAGAACGGTATTCTTCAGCACAAGATGCTCCGTCTAGATCAGCCATCGTATACTTTGGCATCTGGGGCACATACGTCACCAAAACAG ATTTTTGATTTCCTTTCATTGTCAGCCGGAGGTGGTAGCTCAGGAAATAATGATAGTTTTAGTAGAGGTAGATATGCAATGGAGCCGTCGTCAGAAGCCCAAGTTCCTTATCTTCATTCTCCTGTGCAGCATCACAATCTCATTCCTTTCCCTTTGACCCGGTCTCGCTACAGCTCTTCTGCTTCCCTTGACAGTCACCCACCAGTGGCACAGCAG GGCCAGCTGCTACCTTCATATAGCAACCCATTCTGTGTTTCTCAAGCAAATGTCACAGCCTTGACAAAACAACCAATACAACAGCAAAAATTACAtctgcagcagcagcaacaacagtTTCATCTGCAGCAgcatcagcaacaacaattaCATCTGCAGCAGCAACAGCAAAGGTTTTGGGCAGCTCAGTTCGCGGCTCAGTACAGGCCAGCGGGAACTCTGGCAGCCACAGCTCCCTCTCCGAGCTGGCAAAATATAAAGCAGGAGAACTGTACACTGAATCAATGTGGCCAAGCTCTCCTTTCTCCTTCCCCTTCAACACTTGAACTAGTTGGTCCCAAGTATGCACCACTATCTcatcagcagcagcaacaaATGCCAGTCACTTCTTTTCCTCCCGACAGGGTAAAACTGTCAGACCACCATCTGCCATCTGTGTATGAGGAGTCTGTAGGCGGGTACCGTGCTGCTAGTGCACTGCCATTGCAGTTGCTCTGCAATGAGCGCCTCTGA
- the LOC112171858 gene encoding uncharacterized protein LOC112171858 isoform X3: MIKGPKNLIPFQLLLLSSSLSLSVLISGDSESKPHSVWERYPATKIEFSLFLWKRKNKTKKNPYPLFPVFFQATFSLHIRSANVKSHHRSQMDKQLARRFKQSSGHKLFSGAGGDFVLLEKSKKERIRKLSTIGRGATCSSLEMDCDVSHREDEEELPSKRIKLPRKSMGDSNGGVHLASVPRKLRSAMKKRHRQSTSPSLSNSRKLLGGTESLNCDGVKKPCLKQGDRSPKETVSGPITKDEEEVVETLYALAGLVFPNNEANGNGKVESETLDANASALPESKNSPAPAVEVGDIKLDPVFPCRATSSTSPSYVEGFTKGTDQVDLLNNPSTHYQPEFPNSGTLCIDSNNNVSHNQINISSLSAKVEQCNEKRFSNAVNFRDPSELSLDSRRLTQTVQQLTSVFSRKPEIAVELGTNIGSQVQKHDMLQESREKGSGLWPGLASNVSHGAKSDSPLLHPAATMPPWMDAALSTSRASIQNGSSFAKVTKVVNGTRSCKKCAAHVYISHLIQSLKSSDSKDQLLLQPCQMRAHEGSEQGAFLGVNTYTNVKSGFNEVVSSSSIRISTAEKVSNEAKNGILQHKMLRLDQPSYTLASGAHTSPKQIFDFLSLSAGGGSSGNNDSFSRGRYAMEPSSEAQVPYLHSPVQHHNLIPFPLTRSRYSSSASLDSHPPVAQQGQLLPSYSNPFCVSQANVTALTKQPIQQQKLHLQQQQQQFHLQQHQQQQLHLQQQQQRFWAAQFAAQYRPAGTLAATAPSPSWQNIKQENCTLNQCGQALLSPSPSTLELVGPKYAPLSHQQQQQMPVTSFPPDRVKLSDHHLPSVYEESVGGYRAASALPLQLLCNERL, encoded by the exons ATGATCAAAGGTCCAAAGAACCTGATTCCATTTCAGCTTTTGCTTTTGtcttcttctttatctctctctgTTTTGATCTCCGGCGACTCCGAGTCTAAACCCCACTCTGTCTGGGAGAGATACCCGGCAACGAAAATtgaattttctctctttctttggaaaagaaaaaacaaaacaaaaaaaaacccatacCCACTTTTTCCGGTTTTCTTTCAGGCGACCTTTTCG CTGCACATCCGTTCTGCAAATGTTAAGTCTCATCATCGTTCACAAATGGACAAGCAGCTAGCTCGTCGGTTTAAGCAATCCTCCGGGCACAAGCTCTTCTCcg gTGCTGGTGGCGACTTTGTGCTGCTTGAGAAATCGAAGAAGGAGAGGATTAGGAAATTGAGTACCATTGGTAGAGGAGCGACTTGTTCGAGCTTAGAAATGGATTGTGATGTGTCTCATAGAGAAGATGAGGAGGAGCTTCCCAGTAAGAGAATTAAGCTACCCAGAAAG TCTATGGGCGACAGCAATGGCGGCGTTCATCTAGCCTCTGTGCCTCGGAAACTGCGTTCAG CAATGAAGAAGCGCCATCGTCAATCTACATCTCCGTCTTTATCAAATTCAAGGAAGCTACTGGGTGGCACTGAGTCTCTCAACTGCGATGGCGTAAAGAAGCCATGCTTG AAACAAGGAGATAGATCCCCTAAAGAGACTGTTTCTGGGCCCATCACAAAAGATGAGGAAGAAGTTGTGGAGACCTTGTATGCTTTGGCTGGATTGGTGTTCCCCAACAATGAAGCAAATGGTAATGGCAAAgtagaatctgaaactttagATGCAAATGCTTCAGCTTTGCCAGAGTCAAAGAACAGTCCTGCGCCTGCAGTTGAAG TTGGAGACATCAAATTGGATCCAGTTTTCCCCTGTAGAGCTACCAGCTCCACTAGTCCATCTTACGTAGAAGGATTCACTAAAGGAACTGATCAAGTTGATTTATTGAATAATCCCAGTACTCATTATCAGCCTGAATTTCCCAACAGTGGCACACTCTGTATAGACTCGAATAATAACGTCTCTCATAATCAAATAAACATTTCTTCCTTGTCAGCTAAGGTTGAACAGTGCAATGAAAAGCGTTTCAGCAATGCTGTCAACTTCCGTGATCCATCCGAGTTAAGCCTCGATAGTCG CAGGTTAACGCAGACAGTGCAACAGCTGACCTCAGTTTTCAGTAGAAAACCAGAAATTGCAGTGGAGCTG GGCACGAACATTGGGAGTCAAGTTCAAAAACATGATATGCTCCAGGAATCCAGGGAGAAAG GTTCAGGATTGTGGCCTGGCTTGGCTTCAAATGTCTCACATGGTGCTAAGAGTGATAGTCCACTTTTGCA CCCTGCTGCTACAATGCCTCCCTGGATGGATGCTGCTTTGTCGACCTCCAGAGCATCAATCCAAAATGGTTCTTCTTTTGCAAAG GTTACGAAAGTTGTCAATGGTACAAGATCGTGTAAGAAATGTGCAGCTCATGTCTATATAAGTCATTTGATCCAGTCTCTAAAAAGCTCTGACAGCAAAGATCAGTTACTGCTACAACCTTGTCAAATGAGAGCACATGAAGGATCCGAACAAGGGGCTTTTTTGGGAGTTAATACCTATACTAATGTTAAAAGTGGCTTCAATGAGGTTGTTTCCAGCAGTAGCATAAGAATCTCTACTGCTGAAAAAGTTTCAAATGAAGCTAAGAACGGTATTCTTCAGCACAAGATGCTCCGTCTAGATCAGCCATCGTATACTTTGGCATCTGGGGCACATACGTCACCAAAACAG ATTTTTGATTTCCTTTCATTGTCAGCCGGAGGTGGTAGCTCAGGAAATAATGATAGTTTTAGTAGAGGTAGATATGCAATGGAGCCGTCGTCAGAAGCCCAAGTTCCTTATCTTCATTCTCCTGTGCAGCATCACAATCTCATTCCTTTCCCTTTGACCCGGTCTCGCTACAGCTCTTCTGCTTCCCTTGACAGTCACCCACCAGTGGCACAGCAG GGCCAGCTGCTACCTTCATATAGCAACCCATTCTGTGTTTCTCAAGCAAATGTCACAGCCTTGACAAAACAACCAATACAACAGCAAAAATTACAtctgcagcagcagcaacaacagtTTCATCTGCAGCAgcatcagcaacaacaattaCATCTGCAGCAGCAACAGCAAAGGTTTTGGGCAGCTCAGTTCGCGGCTCAGTACAGGCCAGCGGGAACTCTGGCAGCCACAGCTCCCTCTCCGAGCTGGCAAAATATAAAGCAGGAGAACTGTACACTGAATCAATGTGGCCAAGCTCTCCTTTCTCCTTCCCCTTCAACACTTGAACTAGTTGGTCCCAAGTATGCACCACTATCTcatcagcagcagcaacaaATGCCAGTCACTTCTTTTCCTCCCGACAGGGTAAAACTGTCAGACCACCATCTGCCATCTGTGTATGAGGAGTCTGTAGGCGGGTACCGTGCTGCTAGTGCACTGCCATTGCAGTTGCTCTGCAATGAGCGCCTCTGA